The DNA sequence CTGGCAGGGATTTGGTTAATGGGATAATGATCTACTTTTTTAATTATAACCTAAAGGATGACTTTTGCTGGCTAAAAATAATACATTACAAAATGGTCCGCTTGAGAAGCCTAGAGCTTGGGAAATGGCACAGATTCCCCAACTCCTGTCTCTTATCCCCAATAAGCATATATCCTTCTCTAGAACAGGACCTCCCTCCCCATTTGCTATTACCCTTCCTCAGTACTTGCTCCTTACCCTTCTTTGCTCCCATCAGCTAATAATCCATCTGGGATTTCTACAAACAGGCTCTGGCTGGACAGAACTGCATCCCAGGAAGAGACCTTCACCTCGGTGACCTCATACTGGAAGTGGACGATGTGAGGTTTTCCATCGTTCACAGGGAGGTCCTGGGTCACAGTGAGCTTCTCGTCCTGTAAAGGAAATCAGGGCAGAAAACTAGATCACTTAATGCTTCTGGCCACATCATACATTCCTTAACTTAGGTAGTGCTGGGAATCCTCATGGCCCTATCTCAGGGTAGCATGGGACAAAGAAGATGCTAAATGGAGCCATCACTCATCAGGCATTTAAACCAGTTGATGTCAACTAAAAGCCAGTGTGACAGGATGGGAAATTTTCACCAGGTGCCAAGAACTGTGCGAGGTGCTTTTCCATACATTACCTCAATTGCCACAACAGGCACCTGAAGCAGGCAtaaatatctccattttaaatttgaagtaCTAAGGCCCAGAACATGGATCCAAAGCTAGTAAATGGCAGTGTGTTGAGATTCAAGCCCATGCTTTTTTTGCCACCACCATGCTGTTTCCTTGCTCTTTCTGAAAGATAGTCATcaaaaataaatgatgtttgaggGTTTCGCTGTGACCCAGATTAACTAAATCCTGATTCCAGGAGAACATCAAGGTCCATGTTATCTCAGCTGGGCACAGTCTCAAGATACCAGAGCTTGGCTGCCCTGCTACCTCTCAATGCATCTTAGGAGATAAGCTAAACCAACTTCTAGGGCTCAATCACAGCAGATTAAAAGGCAGCAAATGCATGCCTGTCCAGGCCAGATCACTCGGggattttttttagatttttattttgaaataatttcaaacttacatgtAGGAAACCAGACCACTCTTGGGGTAAAAAGGAAAGATGTTGCAATAGGTTCCCAAGGTTTTCCAAAGTTACTGGGCCATGCCCTTTACTACCAGGGAGATAGGTGATTGCCCCCTCTCCTCTTTCCCACCCCCACACTTCAGCATCAGACTGATACAGGACAGAAGTAAGAATGCCCAAGAGTTGAGGACAGTGGGAATCTGTTCCCTTGGCCCTTGGTATTTTTTAAGAGACACTGTGGGCAAGTACCAGAAAGAGCTCCTGCACCACTCCCACTTAGGACCCTGAAACTATACTTCTGAAGTTCTAACCAGCAAGCTGAGAGGATAGCAGAGTGTTCACTTAGTGCTGATATCCTCCCTGATATTCCCCAAAAGCCACCTAGCCTCAGTTGAAAGAGTCCTTCCCAAACCCAGACCCCCACTGGCCCAGCCTAAGAATCAAAAGactaaagaactaaagaaaagtgATTACTGCCCTTGAGCGGCAGCTCACTAGTGCATTGAAAGCCCTAGCGTGGTGAAACCCAAGCCTTCCACTCCAGAGCCCTCCTTACCTTATATAttagagctgagagagaaggatcCCTGCCGCCCCCTCGCCCACCGGGGATCTTCGACAGTGGGTGAGGGGCATCAGGAGCACCACAGAGGCCCTGGAACAATGTGCCTGCAGCACTGGAGCTGGGGACAGTTACTCAAAGGCAAAATACTACTGCAAATACAAAGGAGATAAGACAGTAAACACTAAGATGAAGATTTAACTCTGCATCCCACCCCAAACCTTTTCTTGGGTGTACCTAACCTAAGCAAGTATTTTTCTAAGGTTACACTACTGCCCTAATTCCTTCCACTTCAGCTTCCAGAACTACTCTTGACCACTTAAGGGCAGGAATCTACCATTCTACAGTGGAAAGGCCAAAGGAGTCCAACTGGACATGTATGATCAGAGGAGCACTTGTCAAAATCATCAAACAAATCTTCAGTGAGGGGCAGACTTTGGGAGGAACCAGATCTTGGCCTGCTTACTAAGCATAaccacccctccccaccagccCCTTTCCTTATCCCAGTTGTGGTTCAACAACCTATACGCAGAATCACAAAGTCTACACAATCACCAGGCTGGAGGACGTCTTAAGGCTGGGTACCATCTCCCTGAGGAACTCCAAAGGCCATCTTCCCAATGATGGCCCATATCCCATCTAAGTGAAGAAACCAGATAAGAACTCACTTACTCTAATCCCTCTAGGGTCAAAAAGTGAATGAAACCTAGGGATTTGGTTCCCAGAGCAGAGTTGCACTATAGTATATCAAGTATTATATATCACTGGCATGCCACTAAATGCTGGACCTCCTTACCTTTCTTTGCTAGACTCTGACCTGGATGTACTTTAAGTAATTATTGATGTGATCAGAAAAGACAGCTCAGATGTGTAGGGTATGGGTAGGGGATTGCTGGGAAGAGGTATACATGCATGACCTGAGTAAAGAAACCAGTTATCAGATGGGTTATAGAGAGTGAAAGGCTGAAAGGGGTTTCCTATCACTTCCAGGTTTGTGTTCTTAGACTGGGCACCATGACTACTAGGTGGACCCAACAGGACTCCAAATCTGCTCCATTGCTGCCTTTGATCCCAATTTAGTGGCTCCTTATGCTGACATGTAGCTCTCCCTAGTCAAAGGGCAAGTAAAGAAGGAAGAGGTAAATTGTCTGTGCTTGTGCACCATGATTCAGCAATAGGCCTGTCCCATGGTCCCAACACAGCTGCTGGGATGCACTGGATAAGATATATGGGAGGGTCCACAGGGATATGCTGAAGCCAGCTCACTCGACTGtgcacatctcttcccaacttTATGTTTAATGATATCATGTTGGTGCCCTGACTTAGCCAGTGGGGGAGTACTTACACCACAAAAATCAACAATGACAATAAGTCAGAGCTTTTTTTCTAGAGAGCCAGGTATAAAGTGGTGAGGCACCATTCTTTACATTGTCCTTTGCTTTATATGGTATGGAATGCCAGATTTGGGCTCTTCACTTATGCTGAGAGTGACAGAACTCAACTCACATCTAACATGGCCATGGCAGAATAACCAAAGGGACAATCCACTTAGACATTCAGTACTAGGAGACCAGTATTGGCACTCCAACTGAAACAAAAACCCCAAATCCCTCATGACCCTAGCTCAGCTCCTAGGACCTGTTCTCTAAAGGGTTTCAACTGTATACCTGAAATTTCTTTGGGAAATGGAATTCTCAGGGAAGTGTTCAAGGACCTTAAACAGGGGCAACATTTAGAGGTGATAAACACATGCCCCTCCCCTTGCCTCCTCTGGAAAACTTAAGAGCATCCTCACTCTTCCCCAGTTTTCACCTCACCTCAGCTGTTAAGAGAGGAACATGACAGAGGGCTATGCTACTAATTGTTTTCAAAGACAGAGGTATTTTCTTCTGGGGACAACTAACTATTATGATTCCCTCTTCCAATATGTCCAAGAACACAATGATAGAGTGcccaggaaggaaaaaataagatggGGGGCTTTTCCCAAGCAAAAGCACACACAGACCCTACATAAGATTCCCTTTCTATTCCCTACTGACCACTCTTGCCTGTTTTAAGGTTCCTACAGGACACCAGGGAGGCTGGGCCACTAGAGAAAGCCTGCTTGCTTATTCTTGTCTACCCCCTTTGGTGTAGACAGATTAGATGTACCTTGGTATAGCAGGATAGTTGCTTGGATTCACAAGACAATCAAATTACCAAGGACACTTGCAATTCTACAGTTACGGTGCCAACTCATTTTACTTCAGACTCATAAATCCTTAGGAATTATTCCTCTAATAGTCTTTAGATGGGATAGCACcatcccacccctgccctgcatTCCCAACCCATTAGTTGATTCTTAACTAATTTTTATTGCAAATGGCAGAAGCAAAGAGGCCACCCACTGAAAAGGTCAAAATAAGGTGAATTATTCATTTCCCTGCCGATGCAgctacccccctcccccaaaaaaggtgAATTAttggtgttgttttttttttagatctggAATTCCCTTTGTCTTCCTAGAAATAATCCCTGGGACCTGTCCTGTGGTCTGGCAGTAATGTACAAGCTAGGGTTTTTAGTTTCCTGATCTCTCTCCCCTTCAAATAATGCAAGAAGTCTCTGCCATAATAACAAATCATTTAGTTCGCCtctctaacacacacacaaagatccCGGAGATTTTTCCTCCTCCCTCACAAAGTCTGCACAAGAAACCAAATGTGTATGTCAGTGGAGGGAGAGGTGGGTATTTCAGGCTCCTTGGGATCCAATTCCAGTTCAAGTAAGAGAAACAGCTGAGGTCTGGGATAAGATTAGTAGACAGCAGATCACAATCAATAATTATCTTCACCATCCATCAATGGATGGTGTTTTTAGTTACTTTATGTGAATGGCAAATTGCTTCGCTTTCaaaaatttgattttcatttctcaagtGAGATGGGGAGAGAAATGAGTACTTATGTAAcagttaaagaaagaaagagggatgaAATTGTCCAGCAATGGCGCTCTCTTCTCCTATTGGCTTAGTGTTCAAAACGATAATGGTATTGTGGCAAGAATGCCACCAACCTCAATAGAAACAGTGACTCCTGGAGAAACTTAAGAGAAAGCGGTTTCTAAACACAGGTCTTCCTGTCACAAGATCCACACCAACTCTGGTTATATATTCAGTTTAGTCCTGTTTTTAACTAGCTCTAATGCCCAGCTTTTTCCAATCCTTCCTCATATCCTGCTCATgacactggggggtggggggaggagggttgGAGGTAAGCATGGTTTAATGTCCCATCACTAAAAGGATTTAAGCTCAGTCCATGGCTGAAAAGATCAAGCAGATGGAGATGCAAATGTATTAGACTGAACCCAAACACCCAGCTGGGCTGGTTCAacttttggagaagaaaaatataccatgctgGAGATAAAGGTGTCAGGTATCCTGTATCCAAGTCAATTCAGAAGAGAGATGGGAGAGTAGAGCCAATCTGTTAGtgccttttattttctcaacTGTTATCAGACATGCCCTTAGAAATACTCCTTAGGATATATGTGACTATTACAGAGATACCACATCCTGACCTCctaatttaaaatgttctatgAAATTGCTGTCTGAAATATCCTTAGCAAGTTTTAACTTCATCCACAGACAGTGTATGTAGCAGAAGTATTCCTAGGAAATGTTGATGGTAAATCAAATTTTTAGAATTCAAATCCTATTTTAAAATCTCTAGGGTGCTCACTATTTAAAGGAATTAGCCTTAAATATCTTGATAAAGTAAACGCTCTCCTTTTAAAGGAAGAGATACTTCGGTTGACTTTGAAGTTAATTTATATTTGGTTTGCTCAAAGCATGATACAGTCTACTACACAGAGTAGAGATTTAATATAAAAGTAATATTGAGACTAATTTCCATTTAGCTACATCCAACAAATACTTGAATTCAAATTCTCCTTGATAGTCTTTTGATCAAATTTCACTTGAATCAGTGCCTTCCGTAGCTCATTCAAGTCTGTACCCTTTCTCTGTGGTTTCCAGTAGCTGTCAGAGGAGGGTCAAATAGCTCTGGTAATTAATGACCTTTTGGTACCAGTGAAAAGACACAAAAACCACATTCCCAGTATTCTACTTCTGTTCCCTCTTTCAGCTTGTTCTGTCCCATTCTTGTCTCAGGCCCTGTCTCATAGAATCCTCTCTAGGGTGCCCTCACTTCCCACACACAGTCTGCTTTTACTCTGAGACTAAGAATGTCTCTGATGACTAATACCTATGGAAAGGGGGAACAATCAGGGTTGCCATTAAATTTAActgaaaagaaataggaaaaaaggtGGGAGGTATGGCCACCTTCAGTCTAGTGCAACTGTGGAagctgatttccatttcccttccaTGTGAGAAAGCAGCCCTGGGCAGATGCCAGGCATAAATCATTTCACTAGGGCTGTTCTGCATTCCAGAGAGTCAACTTGCTAGGCACAATTACTAAGAAAATGATATCACCATTCTGAatcacaaattaaaaacaaaactgagttTTGGTTGATTCGCCACATGAAACACTTATGGTGACAGCCAGAACATGTGTGTCAACAAACTCTGCTTATCTTTTCCGTAAGATTCTCTTTATTACACAGCTGATATCAGTACATATTCCACCAAAGGCAGGCACAGCCACATATGCTACACCAGAGATGGTTGAATAACTTGGTACTTATGCTTTAAAATAAGACCTTAATTTTACATTGTAAATACCTAAATCTTGCTTGTGTAGTAAGCTCATCACCCAGTTCCAGCCTCCCTTTGTAGGACAGAATTACTTCATTATTTATATAATACCAAAGGTCTAGGAAGTTTCTTAAGACTTATTTTATACCAAGCTTTGTATTCTGCTGCTAACAGGAAATGACCTGTTTTGTTCACTTAAAGTAACAAAATTCTTGCTCACCTACTCAATCATTTCTGATCTATAGCTTTCAATTATTAGCCTTCTGAATCATGGCACCAACGTGAATCAATACTACATACTGTTTCAAAAAGGGAtgaactactctttttttttctagaaatgcaCAATTGTAACATCCCTCTACCCCACTCCTTCAGCccccttttttaaatttctgagcaGCTCTAAAGCTAAATTTGGAATTCCTGGCAGAATGGAGAAAGGTTATTATTATTCCACACTGCTTTCTGAAGTATACCTCCAATTTGGGGAAATTCCTAACTGTTAAGATTAACTCTGGGATGACCTTGAAGGCATATCCTGGGAAAACTGGCTTTCCCTACCACCCCTCACTCAACAAGACAATGTGCCAATAATTAGTGAATAACCAAAATCAAATTCTTTGGTGTAGAAATAGAAATGCCACTGTCCAGAAAATCATTTAGTGAAGATGCTCACAGTAGCTCTAATGTGCTCTTatgccctgcccaccccccaaaaaacacctATAGAACCACTTGCTTTTCCAGAAGGTCCATCAGCACAAAGACTGATTATAATGTGGATATCAAGCCAGGACTAGTTCTGCTCCACAGACTGTGTTGTCACAAGGTACAAAGCAAGCCCTAGAGAGAGACTGTCTCCCTGCCTCTGCAAATCCAGGGAGAGAAAGGCCATGCAACAATCTTTTCTTTGGgtttgttcttgttgttgttttgttttttcatttccttggatTTAAacctcatgttaaaaaaaatcataatagagGTAGCTTGTACTTGTGtcttcttccctcccccaccatAAAGAACTATGACATTTTGGATGTACCAATCAGAATGAGACTGGAAAGGAAGAGCCTTGTTTTCAAAACACACTGCTAGTTCCCCTGCATgtatttcttccagaaaattaaGCTTCCATCACTGCAGCCAGGGACACTAGAAATCCCAACCCCCACTCGATGGGAGCTAAACTCCCAGCCAGCAACCCTCTCTGTAGATATAAAACACCAAGAACAGTAACTGGGAAGAACATCCGGTTCTTATTGGAATCCCTAGTTAGGGCTCTACCAGAATTTCTTTCAGAAAGGGGCAAGCCAGAAAAGGCTGGGAAACCTGCTTTGGAAACAGGGCTGCCATAAATCAAAGAAACCAGACACCCTGCacacaccaccccacccccaggccaaAGTGGAGGAGCACAATCCAAGGCCTCACTCCTGCCCAGGCCCTGGCAGGCCAGCTGGCTCCTCCCTCAGCCTGCCTCTCATACTGCCAAGCCCCTCAAATTACCAACACACTAAGCGAGGGCCTTGGAGACAAGCAAGCCGGTTTTGTCATTTAGGAAACTAACCCAAATTAAGCTGACCCAACCCCCTCGTTTTTACATGTAAGCACACTGGGTAAGCAGAACTCAGGTCTCTCAACATCACAGTAGGTGAAGATCCTTATATGATGGTCCCAGTGCTCAACTTCTACAGAGCTCCACCTGCAAAGGACTTGGCACCTAGACCCAGGGTCTAAGGACTCTGGAGAGTTCCCTCTGAGATAACCCCACTTTCCAACCCCCACTGTGAAATCACccaaaaataagaacagaaaagaaaatccatcTCGCATACACCTTCAGTGGGTTTTCCTGTAGGTTCCTTGCTTTCCTGCACCTACCCTACCCTCTTTCATACCTGCCACCTATCCTCAGCACACGTAGCCTTCTTTACCACAAGTAACATCTTTTACATCCAGCACCATCCAAATATATAACCACCTCCATCTCCTCAGGTACAAAGGGGCTTGGTTAGAGAAGAtgggataaaagagagaaaggaatgcaAAGAGAGATGCATATGGAGAGACTCGGGAAAGGAAAATACAACAGCAGAATGGGGACTGTGCATGTAGGGAAGAAATGAGGGTGGGGAAACTAGAGAGTCTGAGAATTGAGGGAAGAAGGCTAATGGCTGAGAACT is a window from the Tamandua tetradactyla isolate mTamTet1 chromosome 14, mTamTet1.pri, whole genome shotgun sequence genome containing:
- the OAZ2 gene encoding LOW QUALITY PROTEIN: ornithine decarboxylase antizyme 2 (The sequence of the model RefSeq protein was modified relative to this genomic sequence to represent the inferred CDS: deleted 1 base in 1 codon), which produces MINTQDSSILPLSNCPQLQCCRHIVPGPLWCSDAPHPLSKIPGGRGGGRDPSLSALIYKDEKLTVTQDLPVNDGKPHIVHFQYEVTEVKVSSWDAVLSSQSLFVEIPDGLLADGSKEGLLALLEFAEEKMKVNYVFICFRKGREDRAPLLKTFSFLGFEIVHPGHPCVPSRPDVMFMVYPLDQNLSDED